TTTCCTGAACTTGAGGAGAAGATACCACAGACACCACTGCCCACACAGACGCTGCCTACCCCTCCATTCCAGGGTCCCCTTCCCCTAAGGTGAGATATGTGCACTCTtatatgtgtttctgtgtaaaaaaaaaaaaaggttatgagTTGGGGCTGTTCAACAAAAGCAGGTTGCAGAGCCAGCAGGTGTCAGTtaagtaagtgtgtgtgattaGTGGCAGAGGTGTGTATTCACGCAGAACAGGAGTGTGGACATAAATCTCACTAACGATGCAGAGGAAAGCTTTGGTGCCATGGGGAGAGGGGGAAATCCAACTTTATTTTGTACATGGAAAATTTCTTaatctgtttttgtcttgtgcTGAACTCCTTGAGCGAGATActaattgatgttttttttccatcacaggCTGACGCTCAAGAATGAGGGTGACCCGAGGAAAGAGAAAACATGAATATGACGCAAGAGCAGTGTGTGGTCAACAGATGGATCCCAGAGCCATGAACTGCGAAGAGGAGCAAAACTTATGGGACACCATAAAAAAATGCCACCAAATGACTATCATGTGTTTGTAGCTTCAAAAGAGCTGCGAGACACTTTCTGCATTCTaagcaaaatgtaaaatgagaaATGTTTTGGCGTCCTGGTGGCCATATATGTGGGTTTGTGCCCAGTTGCAAGAAccatttcttcctcttcctcctcacaaGCCAATGAGGGAAAAGGGAAAACATCTGACATTGACTTAAAAAAGCTACAGACCAAAGAGCTGGAAACATCTTAGTGACTGCAGCTATGATGAACAGCAAACATATAGCATTCCTACAAAATGTTTATAATGCATGTATGCACTTCAAATGTTTattgaattacattttaaacttttaataaaaaatgtatcgaTATAAAGTTGTTTATTCTTCTTTCTACAATCAATTACAAGCTGCATATACAAGCGgcattaataaaacataatgGTTATTATTAAAAATCAGGCTTTAAAGCCAGACTTCATGTGATTAAAGGTTTCTCTtggttcaaaaaaaaaaatcacctaaAGGCCTCAAGTCAAACTGAGCTCCCAGTTGAAGACACATGGGAAAGGAGTTGTAAAAGTGGCGCTCCCCTGTGGAGTTAACGGACGCCAGAGTATAAAGAAACCACACTGGGGAGCAAACACCAAGAGCCTGAATGATGACCTCAATATTTCGTTAACGTAGATTCCCGTGACTGTTGAAATTAGACACAGAAGGCGAGGCGGGAAAAGACACCAATACCATGCTAATGTTTACAGTGGTAATGTTACTATTGTTTGTGCCCCTTGTCCTTAAGCTATTACATTACAGTACACAAAGTAAGCACACAACTGTTGCGTTCACCTGTGTTTCACTGCAGTGTTGGCAACCTGAAGATTTCAAGAAAAATGACGTAAACAAAAGAACTGAGAATATTAAAGATTTATTGTAATCAGACCACAAATACACAACCTTGATGATTGAAAAAATAGAAAACCACTACCAAATGAATCAATAACACATAccagacaaataaaaaagcacttGCGGACATTTTACAGCATTAATcgacctcctctccctctctcgttGGACCCTGATAAGCGCAACCCCCCTctaatctctcctctctcagttcCTCCTTTAGTGCAGATGATCTCTAAAACATTGTTACcccctctgtttctctcacagtaacacaaacagcagcaaacGTGGGTCACTGAGGGTCATAACACAGTGATAAAAACCCCTCACCTCTGATCTGTGACCCACGactcccctccttctcctcctcctcctgcctcccctCTTTAACTGCCCTCCACTTACAGCTCACCTCCTCCAGCGTTATCTTTCCATCCTGTCTTCAAGTGTGTGCGCACAGGTGCTGGAGTGCACAGGGATTCTCTTACTTTCAAGTCTCTTTATCCAGTGTTTCTTCAAGTTTCAGTCCTCTCTTTCATACCAACAGATCCCTTCTCTTTTGTGTTTGGCTTCTGTGGCTGCTGGATCACAGGttggaggaagaggtggaggaggtcagtgctGAGAGGTGAGGTTGAGCAGCCGTTTGCTCAGTAAGGTGTTGTGCTGTTTCAGGTATTCAATCAGGTCGGCCTGCTTTTCCACAACCTCCTCCAGACTGGAGCACTCCCTGTGAGGCAGACAATGACACAGAGTCAAGACTATGTTGAGTAGCTTATAACTAAATACTGCCTGTGCAAAGCACTCCGTACGTTCTCCTCTCACAGAGCTCTATTACTCTACAATAACTCTTAGTAATGTACAGACAAGCTGCCACAGTGTTGCTGTCCATTGGATGTTTGTTTCTTGTCTTGAATATCATCATTTTTTAGTCTCACgcacatctttttttattattgttaagtCAGAGCAATCTTTTGAATATAATCCTGGTTAAATGTTGAGTGAGCTTAAACAAGAAAGCTTGTTAAGCTATGTCAAACCAATTTCAAACTTTTGGATCATACttgtactttcaaaataaactttgAAAGTTTGATTTCAATACATGAGCAGTCAACATGGATCAAAACTAAATTATTAGGGGGACTATCGTGATTTATGAGGATaatttttttcacctttattcaaaataaaaagacaaaataattcAAGGACACTTTTTTTAACAAGTTATATTTCTTGACATGCGGGACGGGGCTGCAGGCCAGATTCAAAACCTCAGCTGCCCGCTATATGGGCATGGGACTtcaccattaggctaaatccatGCCCTAAAGGACACTTTTCAGGATGAATTTAACATGGGAGGGCCAATATGTACTCATTTAAGTCATGTAATCCaaagtatttcatattttgatttgtgtgtaagGGATGATGATTAAATGTCACAATAGTTACAGAGCTCTTAGACAAAGAACCCTGTTTATAATTTCCACTTCGTATCTATCCTTGTCCTGCTGAGGACTTTAGGTTAAGTTATGGggggagattttttttgcaactTTGAAAGTTTGATTTCAATGCATGAGCAGCCAACATGGATCAAAACTAAATTATTAGGAGGGTTACAAAAGATTTGATGAATGTCATGATTTAtgaggatcttttttttttttttcacctttatcccaaataaaaagacaaaataattcatggacaattttttttaaagttatatttcttAACATGCGGGATGGAGctccattaggctaaatccatGCCCTAAAAGGACACTTTTCAAATTGGAGTACAAATTTAAGTCATGTAATCtaaagtatttcatattttgaTTTGTAAGGGATGATAATTAGATGTCACAATAGTTACAGAGCTCTCAGACAAAGAACCCTGTTTATAATGTCCTCTTTGTATCTATCCTTGTCCTGCTGAAAACTTAAGGTTAAGTTATGGggggagattttttttcaacacgGTGTTTTCCCTAAAAAGGCTTCGGCCAAGGTATTTATGTGGCTGACACCCTTTTCACACTGCCAGTTAAAGGAACATATTTACACCCCTGTAATGTTTCACCTTCTATATGAACATCTCAGAGTGTGAGATGTAACAGTGGGACCAAGTCACCTCACAGCTGTGCCGGCGTCAGCGGTAGTAACAGAGGCGTTACAGAAGTGAGACGGGATCACTGTGAGCCAGCAGAGCAGGCagcactgtctgtgtgtgtctgtctgagtgtgagagtgtgtgggcCCCTGCTGAGTGTTTTCCTGTTGTGCTTCTGTGTCGTCATTACACAATGTGAAATGACACATTGAGACTTCAATATGGAACCACTGCATTATACATTTATGAAAGTACCAAGGATTGATAACGGCTGTGCTTCATCACAGCGCTGGTTTGGATTCACAATATCAGGAGGACTTGAGTAAACTGTGTGTACCTGAAGCCGGTCTCAGTCGGCATGCTTGTGACGCTGAAGTTTCGTGAATGCTCTTCCTGGCTCACATCTGGTGCTGCGCGCTCTCTGTTGAACCGCATCACCTTCactaaaaccacaaacacaaaaatcaaaCCAGTGTTTTATCttgcacataaaaaaacacacacacacacatagatgttATAGCGCAGTGAGAGCAATCCTGCAGACATTAACCACTCAGGTGAGAAACagcacacatttgtttttttactgttttccaTCCCTCTCACCctcctaaacacacacaggctgttaTATCCTGCACTTAGCTCTTATGGGCTGCCATATCCTGCACTCAAACCTCTAATTCTCTCACCCTTTACATACACCTTTAcacaggggggaggggttagcaGCAAGGTGTGGCGTTGGAGTATTTAGAGGCCAGAAGAGGAGCCAGAGCTAAAAATATGGGAGATGTGGGTGCTGTTTGGATTGAGATAAGGCCaaggttttttggggggttttcgGGTGAGTATGCTAGGAAGGGCGGAGGGAGGAGCAGGCCCAGTATTGATAAGACTGGCGTGTCATTAGCCAGAGGAAATTGTCAGGGAGGTTCTAAAGAGCACTATCTTTACTTTGCTACAGTGCAGCATCTCTgcatccacactcacacacaatctAAAGAAATACTGCACATTCCTGCATAATGAGGCcctaaacctgtgtgtgtgtgtgtgtgtgtgtgtgtgtgtgtgtgtgtgtgtgtgtgtgtgtgtgtgtgtgtgtgtgtgtgtgtgtgtgtgtgtgtgtgtgtgtgtgtgtgtgtgtgtgtgtgtgtttgtaaataaaGCAATAGTAAGCAAgtatgtgagagagaaagagacattcctgtcagaaataaagtttgtttgaaaaatgttaaagcagACTAGAGTAGGTGAGTACATTTCTGCACAAAGAAATGTCTTaagaacacaaaataaagaTGTTCAATTCTGCATtgtgattcttttttaaatgatgaggaactgcagtcaaaggttattatttatttaaagcttttatgcCCCAATTTTATAAAGAACAGTGGATATAGTAGCAAActaaggagagagagtggggagtgacgTGCAGTAAGTTAGAGCTTGGAATCAAACCTAGGCTTCCTGCCTTGAGGATTACAGCCTCTGTAAATAGGGATCACAATTCAACTGCTGAGCTCCACTGGTGCCTCACACCATTAGATATCTGGTTACAAATTTTCTTTAAATTCCCACCATCCTTGACAATGTTGCTGTTTGAAGCTTATGAacacaaaaaaaggcaaaagggGACCGAatctgtataataataataatgataataataataatgataacaataacaataataataataataataataataataataataataataataataataacaataataataataataataataataataataataataatactttatttatatagcactttt
The Notolabrus celidotus isolate fNotCel1 chromosome 7, fNotCel1.pri, whole genome shotgun sequence DNA segment above includes these coding regions:
- the apela gene encoding apelin receptor early endogenous ligand, which translates into the protein MRIFNLMYLLLLLVAVVVPISSARPDFLNLRRRYHRHHCPHRRCLPLHSRVPFP